In Geminocystis sp. NIES-3708, a single window of DNA contains:
- the cobN gene encoding cobaltochelatase subunit CobN, giving the protein MHRIPTIPGGWNPESEGVIIIQQNPAPIIFLTSADTDIQSIAASVEILPKDFPDIRVVNLLQLQQELTIDTYAEEILSQAKVIILRLLGGRSYWSYGLEVCKEIVSQNNAHLIILPGDDRPDFELINHSNISLSKVNQFWQYLIEGGVENFVNAFKFISDNFFDTKFNFNSPQSIPRLGLYKKTLTSFTQNNNTGWSMHTNEREKKDIINQNIDTAIIFYRSHYLSGNLKPIDALSKSLEKQNLTSISIYVSSLQEIDIQEELIKLLQQYQVKLILNTTSFSVAKIGNETNAKIWQTLDIPVLQVVLSGSTQEYWEDNLQGLSPRDVAMNIALPEVDGRIITRAISFKSVATWHPQLETDIIEYKPLINRVEYIAKLAEKWAKLSKLKNSEKKVALILANYPNKDGRIANGVGLDTPASCINILKALQNKGYQVNNIPANGDELIFKLIEGVTNDLEMQSNRKINQYLSLEEYQNYFLTLPLEVQQEIINRWGDISQLSDKFNSHYNNRVWEESFIPISGVQLGNIFIGIQPSRGYDLDPSLNYHAPDLEPTHHYLAFYYWVREIFKTDAIIHVGKHGNLEWLPGKSLVLSENCYPEITLDTLPNFYPFIVNDPGEGSQAKRRANAVIIDHLTPPLTRAELYKELLDLEVLIDEYYQAQSLNPSRLKVISDRILKLIKETNFNEDLGIKDIDKNSFSEFLTTADGYLCELKDAQIRDGLHIFGECPDGRQLRDLIIAIARFSNYNNLGLIEGIKQDLRNNLTELVINNKENKPLFKIKDKLEDKESKEYIENLACQLIDTLIQGKNITNLFLQNIESIINQKDNKSWIAQLLDKKIYQKISLGKHTEKSLNWITNNLLPNLRKTDQEITNLMRGLEGKFISSGSSGAPSRGRADVLPTGRNFYSVDIRAIPSETAWDVGAKAAEAVIERYTQENGEYPRTLAISVWGTSTMRTGGDDIAQIMALMGIKPVWDGATRRVVDYEIIPISVLGRPRIDITIRVSGFFRDGFSNILELLYKAIVHLSTLTGEKENNPLALQVEKETKYWLDQGLENNQAKDRASYRLFGSKPGAYGAGLQGLIESQNWENDGDLAKAYLNWSSYAYQGSHGVSMPEVFEQRLKELQIVLHNQDNREHDLLDSDDYYQFQGGLTAAVRHLKGENPVTYFGDNSQPNNPKVRELKEEIARVYRSRVINPKWIDGVMRHGYKGAFEMSATVDYLFAYSATTKTVPNFMFEGVAKSYLFDEKIQQFIQEKNPWALRDIAERLIEASQRNLWQNVSQEMLDKLRSIAHESEEKIEGLNII; this is encoded by the coding sequence ATGCACAGAATACCAACAATACCCGGTGGATGGAATCCTGAATCTGAAGGGGTGATTATTATTCAACAAAATCCTGCACCTATTATCTTTTTAACCAGTGCAGACACCGATATTCAAAGCATTGCCGCCAGTGTCGAAATTTTACCTAAAGATTTTCCTGATATTCGAGTTGTTAATTTACTGCAATTACAACAAGAATTAACGATTGATACTTATGCAGAAGAAATTTTATCACAAGCAAAAGTGATTATTTTACGGTTGTTAGGAGGAAGAAGTTATTGGAGTTATGGCTTAGAAGTTTGTAAAGAAATAGTCAGCCAAAATAACGCTCATTTAATCATTTTACCCGGAGATGATCGCCCTGATTTTGAATTAATTAATCATTCTAATATTTCCTTATCTAAAGTTAATCAATTTTGGCAATATTTAATAGAAGGAGGAGTAGAAAATTTTGTTAACGCTTTTAAGTTTATCAGTGACAATTTTTTTGATACTAAATTTAATTTTAATTCACCCCAATCAATTCCTCGTTTAGGTCTTTATAAAAAAACTTTGACATCTTTTACTCAAAATAATAATACAGGGTGGTCAATGCACACAAATGAAAGAGAAAAAAAAGACATAATTAATCAAAATATTGACACCGCTATTATATTTTATCGATCACATTATTTATCAGGTAATCTTAAACCCATTGACGCATTATCTAAAAGTTTAGAAAAACAAAATTTAACGAGTATTTCTATATATGTATCTTCTCTTCAAGAAATAGATATTCAAGAAGAATTAATTAAACTTTTACAACAATATCAAGTAAAATTAATTCTTAATACTACTAGCTTTTCTGTGGCAAAAATTGGCAATGAAACTAACGCTAAAATTTGGCAAACTTTAGATATTCCAGTTTTACAAGTTGTTTTAAGTGGCAGTACTCAAGAATATTGGGAAGATAATCTTCAAGGCTTATCACCGAGAGATGTTGCCATGAATATTGCTTTACCTGAAGTTGATGGAAGAATAATAACTCGTGCAATTTCTTTTAAATCAGTTGCAACTTGGCATCCTCAATTGGAAACGGATATTATTGAATATAAACCCTTAATAAATCGAGTAGAATATATTGCTAAATTAGCAGAAAAATGGGCAAAATTAAGTAAATTAAAAAACTCAGAAAAAAAAGTTGCTTTGATTTTAGCTAACTATCCTAATAAAGATGGAAGAATAGCTAATGGTGTTGGTTTAGATACTCCTGCTAGTTGTATTAACATCTTAAAGGCTTTACAAAACAAAGGTTATCAAGTTAATAATATTCCAGCTAACGGTGACGAGTTAATCTTTAAGTTAATTGAAGGGGTAACTAATGATTTAGAAATGCAATCTAACCGAAAAATTAATCAATATTTATCTTTAGAAGAATATCAAAATTATTTTCTCACTTTACCCTTAGAAGTTCAACAAGAAATTATTAATAGATGGGGTGATATTAGTCAATTATCAGATAAGTTTAACTCCCATTATAATAATAGAGTTTGGGAAGAATCATTTATCCCCATTTCTGGTGTACAATTAGGTAATATTTTTATTGGTATTCAACCATCAAGAGGTTATGATTTAGATCCTAGTTTAAACTATCATGCACCTGATTTAGAACCCACTCATCATTATTTAGCTTTTTATTATTGGGTGAGAGAAATTTTTAAAACAGATGCTATTATTCATGTAGGAAAACATGGTAATTTAGAATGGTTGCCGGGTAAAAGTTTAGTTTTATCAGAAAATTGTTACCCCGAAATAACTTTAGATACTTTACCTAATTTTTATCCTTTTATTGTAAATGATCCGGGAGAAGGTTCACAAGCAAAAAGAAGAGCAAATGCAGTAATAATTGATCATTTAACTCCACCTTTAACTCGTGCTGAATTATATAAAGAGTTGCTTGATTTGGAAGTTTTAATTGATGAATATTATCAAGCACAAAGTCTTAATCCTAGTCGTTTAAAAGTTATTAGTGATCGCATATTAAAATTAATAAAAGAAACTAACTTCAACGAAGATTTAGGGATAAAAGATATAGATAAAAATAGTTTTTCGGAATTTTTAACTACTGCTGATGGTTATTTATGTGAATTAAAAGATGCTCAAATTAGAGATGGTTTACATATTTTTGGAGAATGCCCTGACGGAAGACAATTACGAGATTTAATTATTGCGATTGCCCGTTTTAGTAATTATAATAACTTAGGATTAATTGAGGGTATCAAACAAGATTTAAGAAATAATTTAACTGAATTAGTAATAAATAATAAAGAAAATAAGCCATTATTTAAAATTAAAGATAAATTAGAAGATAAAGAAAGTAAAGAATATATCGAAAATCTTGCTTGTCAATTAATTGATACTCTCATTCAAGGAAAAAATATCACAAATTTGTTTTTACAGAACATAGAATCAATAATTAATCAGAAGGATAATAAATCTTGGATAGCTCAATTATTAGATAAAAAAATTTATCAAAAAATTAGCTTAGGAAAACATACAGAAAAATCTCTTAATTGGATAACTAATAACTTACTACCAAATTTAAGGAAAACTGATCAAGAAATAACTAATTTAATGAGAGGATTAGAAGGTAAATTTATTTCTAGTGGCTCATCAGGAGCTCCCTCCAGAGGCAGGGCTGATGTTTTACCGACAGGGCGTAATTTTTATTCGGTAGATATTCGAGCAATACCTAGTGAAACGGCTTGGGATGTAGGTGCAAAGGCTGCCGAAGCTGTTATTGAACGATATACCCAAGAAAATGGTGAATATCCTCGAACTTTGGCAATTTCTGTTTGGGGTACTTCCACCATGCGCACAGGAGGCGATGACATTGCTCAAATTATGGCATTAATGGGAATAAAACCCGTCTGGGATGGTGCTACTCGTAGGGTTGTTGATTATGAAATCATACCTATTTCAGTGTTAGGACGACCTCGTATAGATATAACGATAAGAGTTTCGGGTTTTTTTCGTGACGGATTTTCTAACATACTGGAATTATTATATAAAGCGATCGTACATTTGTCAACTCTGACGGGAGAAAAAGAAAATAATCCCCTTGCTTTACAAGTAGAAAAAGAGACAAAATATTGGCTTGATCAAGGATTAGAAAATAATCAAGCAAAAGACAGAGCAAGTTATCGATTATTTGGTTCAAAACCCGGAGCTTATGGTGCAGGTTTACAAGGTTTAATAGAGTCACAAAATTGGGAAAATGACGGTGATTTAGCAAAAGCTTATTTAAACTGGAGTAGTTATGCTTATCAGGGTAGCCATGGAGTTTCAATGCCTGAAGTTTTTGAGCAAAGATTGAAGGAATTACAAATAGTTTTACATAATCAAGATAACCGAGAACATGATTTATTAGACTCTGATGATTATTATCAATTTCAAGGAGGATTAACTGCGGCAGTCAGACATTTAAAAGGAGAAAATCCTGTTACTTATTTTGGAGATAATTCTCAACCTAATAACCCAAAAGTTAGGGAGTTAAAAGAAGAAATTGCCAGAGTTTATCGTAGTCGAGTTATTAACCCTAAATGGATAGACGGAGTTATGCGTCATGGTTATAAAGGAGCATTTGAAATGAGTGCAACTGTTGACTATTTATTCGCCTATTCAGCTACCACGAAAACCGTACCTAATTTTATGTTTGAAGGAGTAGCTAAAAGTTATTTATTCGATGAAAAAATACAACAATTTATTCAAGAAAAAAACCCTTGGGCATTAAGAGATATTGCAGAAAGATTAATCGAAGCATCTCAACGAAATTTATGGCAAAATGTAAGTCAGGAAATGTTAGATAAATTAAGGAGTATCGCTCATGAGTCCGAGGAAAAAATCGAAGGATTGAATATAATTTAA
- the pyk gene encoding pyruvate kinase: MKHHTKIVATIGPASNSSEIIREMVKKGMSVARLNFSHGTYEEHAHIISVLRSVSEELDTTITLLQDLQGPKIRVDNLPDGQIDVRQGQKLKLVPDNIIPDSENTITIDYPYLAEEAHIGAQILLDDGLLEFKVVKIENQGVLCEVIEGGILKNRKGVNLPSLNLRLPSMTEKDKKDLKFGLSQGIDWVSLSFVRKAQDVITLKSFLAENNAQDTPVIAKIEKPQAIDNLEDIINQCDGIMVARGDLGVEMSAEKVPLLQKQIISLCNQKSIPVITATQMLDSMIRNPRPTRAEASDVANAIFDGTDAVMLSGESAVGDYPIKAVEMMAKIATIVEPQLNFVNNPPYYDDATNALSEALNIIDKTLSLKFIVTFTSSGYTSMIAAGERPKAPVLALTINEKVYHRLNLIWGVKPILIPNDPANFEELVAQAERVIKQKKLGKSGDEILIMAGIPTGKSQGTNFLKIHRIN, translated from the coding sequence ATGAAGCATCATACTAAAATTGTCGCAACCATTGGACCTGCTAGTAATTCTTCTGAAATTATTAGAGAGATGGTAAAAAAAGGAATGAGTGTGGCGAGGTTAAATTTTTCTCATGGAACTTACGAAGAACACGCTCACATCATTTCTGTATTGCGTTCTGTGTCAGAAGAATTAGATACTACTATTACATTACTTCAAGATTTACAAGGACCAAAAATTAGAGTTGATAACTTACCCGATGGGCAAATTGATGTAAGACAAGGACAAAAATTAAAGTTAGTACCCGATAACATAATACCTGATTCTGAAAATACGATCACCATCGATTATCCCTATTTAGCAGAAGAAGCACACATTGGTGCACAAATTCTACTTGATGATGGTTTATTAGAGTTTAAAGTTGTGAAGATTGAAAATCAAGGAGTATTGTGTGAGGTAATAGAAGGAGGCATCCTCAAAAATCGTAAAGGAGTTAACTTGCCTAGCTTAAATTTGCGATTACCTTCCATGACAGAAAAAGATAAAAAAGATTTAAAATTTGGCTTATCTCAGGGAATTGACTGGGTTTCTCTAAGTTTTGTCAGAAAAGCTCAAGATGTTATTACCTTAAAAAGTTTTTTAGCTGAAAATAATGCTCAAGATACGCCAGTTATTGCTAAAATTGAAAAACCTCAAGCCATCGATAATTTAGAAGACATTATCAACCAGTGTGATGGAATTATGGTAGCGAGGGGAGATTTGGGAGTAGAAATGAGTGCCGAAAAAGTACCCCTTTTGCAAAAACAAATCATTTCTTTATGCAATCAAAAATCTATCCCTGTGATTACAGCAACACAAATGTTAGATAGTATGATTCGCAATCCTCGTCCTACTCGTGCTGAAGCTAGTGACGTAGCCAATGCGATTTTTGATGGCACGGATGCAGTAATGTTATCAGGAGAATCAGCAGTGGGAGATTACCCCATTAAAGCAGTGGAGATGATGGCTAAAATTGCTACCATTGTTGAACCACAACTTAATTTTGTCAACAATCCACCTTATTATGATGATGCTACTAATGCTTTAAGCGAAGCATTAAATATTATTGATAAAACTTTGTCTTTAAAATTCATTGTCACTTTTACCAGTAGTGGTTATACTTCCATGATAGCGGCAGGAGAACGTCCAAAAGCACCAGTTTTAGCTTTAACAATTAATGAAAAAGTCTATCATCGTTTAAATTTAATTTGGGGTGTAAAACCTATTCTAATCCCTAATGATCCAGCTAATTTTGAAGAGTTGGTGGCACAAGCAGAAAGGGTTATTAAACAAAAAAAATTAGGTAAATCAGGAGATGAAATTTTAATCATGGCAGGGATTCCCACAGGTAAAAGTCAAGGTACTAATTTTTTGAAAATACACAGAATTAATTAA
- the der gene encoding ribosome biogenesis GTPase Der, translating into MMLPIVAIIGRPNVGKSALVNRLSGEQDAIVYDEPGITRDRTYRPAFWQDREFQIVDTGGLIFDDDTEFLPFIREQAQAALEEAVAAIFVVDGQQGLTAGDEEIAAWLRTQNIPIVLAVNKCESEKQGLVQAAEFWNLGLGEPYPLSAIHGNGTAELLEDLIQYLPSMDEIEEVEEIKVAIIGRPNVGKSSLLNALTGENRSIVSPVSGTTRDAIDMVVERNGKTYRLIDTAGIRRKKNVDYGAEFFGINRAFKAIKRADVVLFVIDVLDGVTEQDLKLAGRIIEEGRAAVIIANKWDAVEKDSHTIYEYQKMLDDRLFFMEWAERIFVSAMSGKRVENILELVDNAAEGHKKRVSTAVINEVIEEAVKWHSPPTTRQGKQGRIYYGTQVTSKPPTIALFVNDPKRLDNNYRRYIEKQFRQQLGFKGTPLKLLWRGKRLREGENMGANRATKV; encoded by the coding sequence ATCATGCTTCCTATCGTTGCCATAATAGGCCGTCCCAATGTCGGTAAATCTGCTCTCGTTAATCGTTTATCAGGAGAACAAGATGCTATCGTATATGATGAACCAGGTATAACACGAGATCGTACTTATCGACCAGCATTTTGGCAAGACAGAGAGTTTCAAATCGTCGATACAGGAGGATTAATCTTTGATGATGATACTGAATTTTTGCCTTTTATTCGTGAACAAGCACAAGCCGCATTAGAAGAAGCTGTAGCAGCTATCTTTGTAGTCGATGGACAACAAGGATTAACTGCAGGAGATGAAGAAATTGCAGCATGGTTGCGCACTCAAAATATCCCCATTGTATTAGCTGTTAATAAATGTGAATCAGAAAAACAAGGATTAGTTCAAGCCGCAGAGTTTTGGAATTTAGGCTTAGGTGAGCCATATCCTCTTTCAGCCATTCATGGTAATGGTACAGCAGAACTGTTAGAAGATTTGATTCAATACTTGCCCAGTATGGACGAAATAGAAGAAGTTGAAGAGATTAAAGTAGCAATTATCGGACGACCAAATGTCGGTAAATCAAGTCTTTTAAATGCCTTAACAGGGGAAAATCGTTCCATTGTTAGCCCTGTTTCTGGTACAACTCGTGATGCCATTGATATGGTAGTAGAAAGAAATGGAAAAACCTATCGTCTCATTGATACTGCTGGAATTAGACGGAAAAAAAATGTTGATTATGGGGCAGAATTTTTCGGTATCAATAGGGCATTCAAAGCCATAAAACGAGCAGATGTTGTACTATTTGTAATCGATGTTTTAGACGGTGTTACCGAACAAGATTTAAAATTAGCCGGTAGAATTATCGAAGAAGGACGAGCTGCTGTTATCATTGCGAATAAATGGGATGCAGTAGAAAAAGATTCCCATACCATCTATGAATATCAAAAAATGCTCGATGATCGCTTATTTTTTATGGAATGGGCAGAAAGAATTTTTGTGTCAGCGATGTCAGGTAAAAGAGTTGAAAATATTTTAGAATTAGTCGATAATGCCGCAGAAGGACATAAAAAACGAGTTAGTACTGCTGTAATAAATGAAGTTATAGAAGAAGCTGTTAAATGGCATTCTCCACCAACCACAAGGCAGGGGAAACAAGGAAGAATTTACTATGGCACTCAAGTAACGAGTAAACCTCCCACCATTGCTTTATTTGTGAATGATCCTAAACGATTAGATAATAATTATCGTCGCTATATTGAAAAACAATTTCGTCAACAATTAGGTTTCAAAGGTACACCCTTAAAATTACTTTGGCGTGGTAAACGTCTGCGAGAAGGTGAAAATATGGGAGCAAATCGTGCTACGAAAGTTTAA